ATTCCACGCACGTCAAGCGGTTCGCGACGGTAGTTGAGGAAAGCCTTGAAGAATTCGTCGGCGCGTCCGCTGGCAATGGATTCCGGGTGGAACTGCACGCCTTCAATGGGGAGTGTCTTGTGGCGAATGCCCATGATGTCGCCGTCGGTAGCGCGGGCGGTCACTTCGAAATCCGGGGAAAGCGTCGCTTCGTCAACGACCAGGCTGTGGTAACGCGTGAAGATGTTCTTCTTGCCGATGGTGCGGAAGAGTCCCTTGCCGTCCAGGTCGATTTCTTCGGCGATGCCGTGCTTGATGAACTTGGCCTGCACAATCTTTGCGCCGAAGGCATAACCGATAGCCTGGTGACCGAGGCACACACCGAGAATCGGGAGCTTGCCCGCAAAGTGCTTGATGGCTTCCACGGAGACGCCCGCGTCTTCGGGGCGGCCCGGACCCGGGCTCACAATAAGGCGGCTCGGGTTCAGCTTTTCGATGTCGGCGACGGTGCATTCGCGGCTACGGAGCACGCGGATTTCTTCGTTAGTGATTTTTGCCAACGCCTGATAGACGTTGTAAGTAAAAGAGTCGTAGTTGTCGATAATGACGATCATCTTAGTTTTCTCCTTCGAGCACGGCGCGGATGGCACCCAATTTTTCATTCGTTTCTTCAAATTCGCGGTCGGCGTTGCTGGCCGCGACAATGCCACCACCGGCCTGAAGGCTGATGGTCTTACCCTGCTTTAAGCAGCAACGGATGGCGATGCAGAAATCCAAGTCGCCATCCGATTCCATGTAGCCAACCGCACCCGCATAGAAGCGGCGCTTGACCTTTTCGAGGCCCGAAAGGATTTCAATCGCGCTGATTTTCGGGGCGCCGCTCACCGTACCGGCTGGGAAGCTGGAGCGCAGCACTTCAATCGCCTTCTTGGTCTTGGAAACCTTACCCTGCACGTCAGAGACCAGGTGAATCACGTGGCTGAACTTTTCGCATTCCATGTACTTGGTCGTTTCCACCGTGCCGGCTTCGCAGACGCGGCCGAGATCGTTACGGGCCAAGTCCACGAGCATCAGGTGTTCGGCGCGTTCCTTCGGGTCGCCCTTCAGGTTCTTCATCAGGGCTTCATCTTCGGCATCGTCCTTGCCGCGGCGGCGGGTACCTGCAATCGGGTGAATCGTTGCAATGCCTTCACGCACGCGTACGAGGCTCTCGGGCGAGGCACCGATAAACTGGTGCGTACCGTAATCAAGGAAGAACATGTACGGAGACGGGTTCACCGTGCGGAGACGGCGGTAAATGTCGAGCGCCGCGATGTCGCTTGCAAACTGGATGCGGCGAGAAGGTACCGCCTGCACAATGTTGCCGGCGATGATATGCTTCTGCAATGCTTCGACCTTTTCCACGTATTCCTTGCGGGACTGTTCCAGGTCGGTCATCGTAATGCCCTTGCCGTACTGCTGTTCCGGGGCGAGGTAGCTGAAGTCGAGGTCGGCGAGGCGGGCCTTCACCTTTTCGATGGCGGCCTTCAAATCAATCTGGTGTTCTTCGTAGTTCAGGGCGAACAGGTGAAGCTTTTCGGTAAAGTGGTCGAACACGATGTAGATGTGTCCCACCAGGAATTCAGCTTCGGGAATGTTGAGTTCGTCCACCTGCGGGGCGAGGCGGATGGTATCGCAGCGGGCACAGAATTCGTAACCGAGGTAGCCCACGCCCGAAGAAGGAATAGGAATCTGGTTGGGCGGCACCGTATTTTCGGCAGAGATCAGCGTGAGGGCGTCGAGAATGTCACCTTCGCCTTCCTTGAGGAAGGTGCTTTCCTTGCCGTCGATGATGATGCTCACGTCCTTCTCGTTCTGGCGCAGACGGAAGCCTTCGTCCACCATCAAGGTAGAGTAGCGGCTACGGCCGTGCGAGAAGCTTGCCGATTCGAAGATAGCCTTCGCACCGAGCTTCTTGCCGAGCGAAAACGGGGTGTAACGTTCGCCCGGGAGTGCCACGTAAATGCTGTCAGTACGCGGCTCGTAGCCAGGCTGTTGGGTGATGTGGTTGGCCGGTTTGTTCGGCGACTTTGATGTGTTGGTCATTTTATCCTCTGGTTTTAAATCCTTTTCCTAGTGTTTTTGTGGACAAAGGCTTTTTTTTCCCGGAGGATTTCAACGATTTTGGTAAAAGAGAAAGGCCTCCGTGAGTCCGGAAGCCTTTGCTTAAAATCTTGGGTGATTTGCGACAAATACCGGGCTCTATGTCAGAGTCCGCGCCACCAACGACGGTTAAGGGTTGCACTTGTCGTAAAATTCTTCATAGCTCCAAAAATACCAAAGCGGAAAAATATCGGCAAGGGGTCGCCCTTAAAAAAGTGAAATTTTTTTTGGGCGCTTGAACATTAATATGTAAAAGGCTACTGTTTGTGTATCCCGTTTTGTGAACATTTTTTTTGATTATTTGAATAATTCACGTGTTTACACTTTATTTTGTTGTTTTGTATCCCGAGAGCGCTCCGTTTTGAAACAAATAAACATATATTTATGCCCATGAGTCCAATTGTCGAATACAAAGACCACCGCCAGTATATTCTGGATTACTACCACGACCGCAAAAGGCGGGGCGCTTTTACCTGGCGTGCCTTTGCGGCCCAGGCCGGGTTCGGTTCGCCGGTGTACTTGAAGCTGGTCTGTGATGGCAAAAAGAATTTGAGCGCCGATGCGGTGGATCGCGTCATCAAGGCGATGTCGCTTTCGGCTTTCGAGGCGGAGTATTTTAGGGCCATGGTGGCGTTCAATTACGCCAAGGACGAGGATGCGCAAAAGGCGGCCGCCGACCAAATGCTTTTGATTGCTTCTACGCACAAAGTAAAGGTCCTGGGGGCCGACGAATTTAAGTATTTTGATTCCTGGGAAAACCCTGTTTTGCGCGAGCTGGCCCCTGCCATGCCCGGGGCAAAGCCGTTGGAAATCGCCCGTGTGTGTTCGCACGGTATCACGGCGGCCCAGGTATCGGAGGCGCTCCACTTTTTGGTGCATGCAGGATTTTTGAACAAAGACGAAAATGGGAATTACACGCAAACCGACAAGTCTATTTCGTCGGGCACGGCTGATTTTGTCCCGCTGGCGGTTCGCAAAATGCACCGGCAAATGGGCGGGTTCGCCATGGACGCCCTCGAGGACTTGCCAGTTCGCGAGAGGCAGTTTACGGGGCTCACCATGGGGGTGGCCAACGAGTCGTATGCGCGAATCCTCAAGGAGTTGGCTGATTGCCGCCAACGTATTATGGCGATAGTGACCGAGACCGACAAAACGGATCGCGTTTACCGTTTGAACATGCAGTTCTTCCCGTTGACAAACGAGATTCACGGTGGTGGAGATGGTGCACATTAGGGGGCAAAAAGAGTATGAATAGGTTAAGGGTTCTAGCAGGTTTTTTGGTAATGGCGCTGGTCGTGTACCTTGCCGCCTGTTCCTCCGATAAGGTGGCGGGTGGCGTCACCGAGGAGGCGAGCGGCGTCACCGCGAACACTCCGCCCGAGGACGGTCTTGAAGGGAATACGTCATCCAATTCTGTGATGATGTCATCTTCTGTTGCAGGCAGTTATTCTTCTTCGGCAGTCGCGATGTCGAGTTTCACGGGCGCTCCCATGTCCAGCTCCAGCATGTCTGCAAAATCCAGCTCCAGCCAGACTCTTGTTTATGTGGTGGTGGCGTTTTCCACTGCGGATCCTACCCCCTTCAATCCGGAAGAGCCCATAGGTGCTGTTGTCGGGAATCCTGCCGAGGTCGGCATATATAACTTGATTATTCCTGATGTCGCCTGGGGTTCATACGATGATCACGATCAAGGCGGTTCCTCGGTTTTGATTTTCGACGTTAATGGTCTGGAGGAACTCATCCGGGTCGATTATACACTTTATGCCGATTCCATAACGCCTTGCGTAGGGGTGTCTTTCTACGTGTGGAATGGTGAGGCTGACTCTTTGTCTGTCGATATGTTGGACTGGGATGAAATTTGCGTGTCGTATTTGGCGGATTCCCTCGATGTCGACCTGTATTTGGACGCGGCTCCAGAATTTAGCTCTCAATATGGCGAGGCATCGCTGATGACAAAGCTTTCTAAAGTTTCGAGACGTCGTCAGGGTTGCTACAAGCCATCGGAATTTGCGCTTGTTACCGATAGCGCCTCTGTTACTGCGGGTCAGGTGTTGCAAAGCGTTGGCGCCGTGCGGTTCGAGGTGTGTGGCGAGAGTGGCGCCAAGGGCGCGTTCAAAATATATTCTGTCGGTCGCAAGGTCAATAACGCGAACTGAGAATCTCTCTCAAGAGACCGCGGCACCCTTCGGTGACATCATTCCAGGTAGCATGGAAGTCTCCGGTGTACCAGGGGTCCGCGACATCTCGCGGGTGGCTTGTGTAATCCATCAATAGGCTGATTTTTGGGCTGTCGATGACGTTTGCCGGCAATATCCAGCGCAAGTTGCGCAGGTTGTTTTTGTCCATCAAAACAATGTAGTCGTAATGTTCAAAGTCGGCTTGCGTCATTTGTCGCGCGGTTTTGCCGCTGCAGTCAATGCCGTGGGCGTTCAGCATGCGCTTGGCGGGCGGGTAGACCGGATTCCCAATCTCTTCGGTGCTGGTCGCGGCGCTCGCAATTTCAAAATCGGTGGCTTGCGATGCCGGCAGTTCCTCTTGCACCAAGCGTTTCATAACGAACTCGGCCATGGGGCTTCGGCAAATGTTGCCGTGGCATACAAAAAGGATTTTAATCACGCTGTCCGCCAGTTTTCAAGTTTTTGCCTAATGTCAAAATATGACATTAAATAAACCTATCTTTATAGAAAAAAGAGAGGTCTGTTATGCTCAATGTAGAAAACTTCACCGACGTTATTCTCAAAATATTGTTGCTCGTGCCGATGGCAGTTATCTTCTTTGCACCCTCCATTGCCTTTGGCAACGTGGTGTTTGGCATTTTGGCGTGCGCCGTCTACCTTTACGAGGTGGCGCGGCTATAGTCTACGGCCCTTGAGGTCGAAGTATTTCACGTCGCCCTCGGCTTGCAGGCCCCTGCGTTTTTTGGCCTGGAGAATCTTTGCGGGCGGGGTTTCGTCCTCCTCGCCGCTCGTGGTCCCGATGTCTTTGACTTCAAAGTTGCTGGTCGCCATCCACGAGTCGGAATCGTCTACCTTGACCAGCGCCTTGTAGGTCCCTTTTTCCTTTATATCAAGCTTGCAACCTGTGGCACCTTCCATGAGGGAGCTGTCTTTGTACCAGTGGCATTCGGTCGCCGTTGCAGAGACTTCGAGGGAAGTCCCGTTTTGCTTTATGGCGGGTTTTGAAAGCGTGATGTATTTCTGGATGATTTTGGCGAGTTCGCCCGCGCCCGTGGCGTTGGGGTGCACGCTGTCGGCCAAAAACCACGAGGGTGTATTGAATTGCGAATGCAGGTCAATGATGTTGACCCCGCTTTCGAGGGCGACTTTTTTAATAAGCGGGTTAACCTGGTTTACTATGGCGGAGTCGGTGATGAACCATTCCAGGTTGTTGGAGTAGGGCTGCAGCGTGGCGTACAGTTCCGGGACCGGGTCCAGCCTTTTGAATGTGGAGAGCAGTTCCGCATAGTCCTCGGCGAGGCTTGCGAGCGTGACGCCCGCATCGTAATTGTAGTTGTAGATTCCCTTGTCAGGGTAGTGCGTCATGAGGAACTTGCTGTCGTTGGTGCCGAGTTCGATCACTACGATGTTCGGGACGCTTTCCAGGGCGCCTATGAACTTGTTCGTATTCCAGTAGCTTTGGTTCCCCTTCTTGGAGAACGTCATGCTCGAAACGCCAAAGTTCGTGACCCTGTAGTCGCTCCCTAAAAGTTCTTGCAGGTGCTGGGGGTAAGTCGTGGCCCCGTTGAGCCCGTAACCCTCGGTAATGCTGTTGCCCACGCAGGCCACGTTGGTGGCGGCGCATGTGGCAGTGGTGGCGAAAAGTACACCTAGGGCAGCCATGCCCGAAATCCAAAAATTTTTAAATCCCATGTAATACACTCCTGCTTTAAAGATAACTAAAAAAACTTCAATGGATGTAAACAAAAAACGCCCCGGGGTGCGGGGCGTCTTGAAACAGGGGGCATTTTTTGCCCCGCGGTTTAGGTTAGTACTTGTCCTTGAGCACCTGCGGGCATTCCACTTCGACGTAGTTGTGCAACGGGTTCCCTGCCGCGTGCATCCATTCGGCGAGGAAGAGGCAGCCCTTCTTGGCTTCGGCGTCGTTGCTGAACACGCTGTTGCACTTGTTCTTGAGGCAGGTCTGGGTTGCCGAGGCCTTGTAGTCGGATTCCCTTTCGCAGTCAGAGAGGAGGCCTCCGTACTGTTCGCCCTGGCCGCCCCAGCCCATGGAGGCGCAGCCGTTGAAGGCGCCCACGCCGCCGCCCGGGATCATGATGTCGAACTGGCCTTGTTCCACGTCGTGGCCGATGTTTGTGACCATAATGATAAGTTTCTTGCCTTTGATGGAGCTAATATTGATGTTGTCGCCGTACTTGCCCTTGCCGGTGAAGGTCAGCTGGTAGCACTTGCCGCACGAACCGCCGTCTGCCGCGGGCACTGCCGCGAAGGCGAAGCCCATTTCGTCGCAACCGCTGACATTGAACGGGATCTGGCTTGTGCAGGTCATCTGGGAACCGCCGCTGCAGATACTGCCGTCACTCCAGTTGCTGTTCTGGCTCTTGCCCTTGTTGGTGCACTGCCTGGAGTAGTTGCCGCCCGCATGTTCGGGCCAGGAGCAGTGA
Above is a window of Fibrobacter sp. UWP2 DNA encoding:
- a CDS encoding anthranilate synthase component I family protein, yielding MTNTSKSPNKPANHITQQPGYEPRTDSIYVALPGERYTPFSLGKKLGAKAIFESASFSHGRSRYSTLMVDEGFRLRQNEKDVSIIIDGKESTFLKEGEGDILDALTLISAENTVPPNQIPIPSSGVGYLGYEFCARCDTIRLAPQVDELNIPEAEFLVGHIYIVFDHFTEKLHLFALNYEEHQIDLKAAIEKVKARLADLDFSYLAPEQQYGKGITMTDLEQSRKEYVEKVEALQKHIIAGNIVQAVPSRRIQFASDIAALDIYRRLRTVNPSPYMFFLDYGTHQFIGASPESLVRVREGIATIHPIAGTRRRGKDDAEDEALMKNLKGDPKERAEHLMLVDLARNDLGRVCEAGTVETTKYMECEKFSHVIHLVSDVQGKVSKTKKAIEVLRSSFPAGTVSGAPKISAIEILSGLEKVKRRFYAGAVGYMESDGDLDFCIAIRCCLKQGKTISLQAGGGIVAASNADREFEETNEKLGAIRAVLEGEN
- a CDS encoding low molecular weight protein-tyrosine-phosphatase, with amino-acid sequence MIKILFVCHGNICRSPMAEFVMKRLVQEELPASQATDFEIASAATSTEEIGNPVYPPAKRMLNAHGIDCSGKTARQMTQADFEHYDYIVLMDKNNLRNLRWILPANVIDSPKISLLMDYTSHPRDVADPWYTGDFHATWNDVTEGCRGLLREILSSRY
- a CDS encoding TIGR02147 family protein — protein: MSPIVEYKDHRQYILDYYHDRKRRGAFTWRAFAAQAGFGSPVYLKLVCDGKKNLSADAVDRVIKAMSLSAFEAEYFRAMVAFNYAKDEDAQKAAADQMLLIASTHKVKVLGADEFKYFDSWENPVLRELAPAMPGAKPLEIARVCSHGITAAQVSEALHFLVHAGFLNKDENGNYTQTDKSISSGTADFVPLAVRKMHRQMGGFAMDALEDLPVRERQFTGLTMGVANESYARILKELADCRQRIMAIVTETDKTDRVYRLNMQFFPLTNEIHGGGDGAH
- a CDS encoding GDSL-type esterase/lipase family protein — encoded protein: MGFKNFWISGMAALGVLFATTATCAATNVACVGNSITEGYGLNGATTYPQHLQELLGSDYRVTNFGVSSMTFSKKGNQSYWNTNKFIGALESVPNIVVIELGTNDSKFLMTHYPDKGIYNYNYDAGVTLASLAEDYAELLSTFKRLDPVPELYATLQPYSNNLEWFITDSAIVNQVNPLIKKVALESGVNIIDLHSQFNTPSWFLADSVHPNATGAGELAKIIQKYITLSKPAIKQNGTSLEVSATATECHWYKDSSLMEGATGCKLDIKEKGTYKALVKVDDSDSWMATSNFEVKDIGTTSGEEDETPPAKILQAKKRRGLQAEGDVKYFDLKGRRL